One region of Tachysurus fulvidraco isolate hzauxx_2018 chromosome 9, HZAU_PFXX_2.0, whole genome shotgun sequence genomic DNA includes:
- the LOC113660550 gene encoding endoribonuclease ZC3H12A-like produces the protein MQTHTDMEREQNKVKRFLKLGYSRSDILRVLQTMEHDAQTNDILQELIKTCRTNANRAPGAPESSPQLVPRGCGSSTQHKHDITHADSHNPFRPVVIDGSNVAISHGNKKVFSCRGIQLAVQWFWDRGIRDITVFVPLWRKEQSRPEAPITDQQILDELERRKILVYTPSRCVNGKRVVCYDDRYIVKLAYNSDGIIVSNDNYRDLQLENQKWKKFIEERLLMYTFANDIFMPPDDPLGRNGPTIENFLRKKPLTSETLLQHCPYGKKCTYGVKCKFYHPERSNQPQLSVADELRAKSQPSSIKEEFLHSSNGLGDYQTAAELPPLHHNELTRALSGLDLYSPPHEIQSPSYLQRSLPALCKSIKSDQAYGSLEGSMSRLYLSDSALQTSLAYSSGCVTGSSSDFFLSGDSSQQHRRARSPDVPSRCYSPDHHMLSGCQHAHSDMGLGYAHTLYPKFRYQHHTCYKNSNAPFCNEALPYPQSAPNQLRVPELNWGQSRAKVTDGNQVDRRRDVRSQLSTIFPQNIVDQVMHLFPHTLDTTELVMLIQKYRNSTLL, from the exons atgcagacgcacacagacatggAGCGTGAGCAGAACAAGGTGAAGCGTTTCCTGAAGCTGGGTTACTCTCGCTCAGACATCCTGCGAGTTCTGCAGACGATGGAGCATGACGCGCAGACCAACGATATCCTCCAGGAGCTGATCAAGACGTGTCGTACTAATGCGAACAGAGCACCGGGGGCGCCGGAGAGCAGTCCTCAGCTCGTCCCGCGAGGATGTGGCTCCTCGACGCAGCACAAACACGACATCACACACGCCGACTCCCACAACCCCTTCAGGCCCGTGGTCATAGACGGCAGCAACGTAGCTATAAG CCACGGGAACAAGAAGGTGTTTTCCTGCCGGGGGATCCAGCTGGCTGTGCAGTGGTTTTGGGACAGAGGGATTCGTGACATCACCGTCTTCGTTCCTCTGTGGAGGAAAGAACAGTCGAGACCCGAGGCTCCCATCACAG ACCAGCAGATACTGGACGAGCTGGAGCGCAGAAAGATCCTGGTGTACACGCCGTCACGCTGCGTCAACGGCAAGCGGGTGGTGTGTTACGACGACCGCTACATCGTTAAGCTGGCCTACAATTCGGACGGCATCATCGTGTCCAACGATAACTACCGGGACCTGCAGCTGGAGAACCAGAAGTGGAAGAAGTTCATCGAGGAGAGGCTTCTCATGTACACGTTCGCCAACGATAT ATTCATGCCACCCGACGATCCTCTCGGAAGAAACGGGCCGACGATCGAGAACTTCCTGAGAAAGAAGCCGTTAACATCCGAGACCCTGCTCCAACACTGTCCTTACG GTAAGAAGTGCACGTACGGTGTGAAATGTAAATTCTATCACCCTGAACGCTCCAACCAACCACAGCTTTCTGTGGCTGATGAGCTGAGAGCGAAGAGTCAGCCGTCCAGCATAAAAGAAGAGTTTCTACACTCCTCAAACGGACTGGGCGACTACCAGACTGCGGCCGAGCTTCCTCCGTTACACCACAACGAGCTTACTCGTGCTCTTTCCGGTCTCGATCTCTACTCTCCTCCACATGAAATACAAAGTCCCAGCTACCTGCAGAGATCCCTTCCTGCTTTGTGCAAGAGCATTAAAAGTGACCAGGCCTACGGCTCGCTGGAGGGCTCCATGTCACGCCTTTATCTCAGTGACTCCGCCCTACAGACCTCACTAGCCTACAGCAGCGGGTGTGTGACCGGAAGCAGCAGCGATTTCTTCCTGTCTGGCGATTCCAGCCAGCAGCACAGGCGAGCGCGGAGTCCTGACGTGCCCTCGCGCTGCTACAGCCCTGACCACCACATGCTCTCGGGCTGCCAACACGCACACTCCGATATGGGCCTTGGCTACGCTCACACGCTTTATCCCAAATTCAGATATCAACACCACACATGTTACAAAAACAGTAACGCGCCTTTCTGCAACGAGGCTCTACCTTATCCTCAGTCCGCACCCAATCAGCTCAGAGTGCCCGAGCTGAACTGGGGTCAGAGCCGAGCCAAGGTCACGGACGGGAACCAAGTGGACAGGAGGAGGGACGTGAGGTCTCAGCTCAGCACCATTTTCCCACAGAACATCGTGGACCAGGTTATGCATTTATTtccacacacactggacacaacaGAGTTGGTCATGCTGATCCAGAAATACAGGAACAGCACCTTGCTTTAG